The following are encoded together in the Acidovorax sp. KKS102 genome:
- a CDS encoding FAD-binding oxidoreductase: MQTVDTIVIGAGIAGASVAWQLVQPGAGGQGASVLLLERESQPGYHTTGRSAALYMVTYGTPNIQALTRASRAFYDAPPPEFGADPILSPRGVVYVAGPDQLDLLKQTYEEAHATSPNVQWVGHAELLAMLPCMKPEAVAAGMSEPEAADIDVNALHQGYLRGLRQRGGQVLTHAEVTAVRREGTVWQVTLADGRVFAAPTLVNAAGAWADVVAGLAGVPPIGLEPRRRTAFTFPVPEGMDATHWPAVIGIDESFYFKPDAGQLLGSPANADPTHPHDVVPEELDVATGIYHIEEMTRFQIRRPSHTWAGLRSFVPDGDMVIGWDNHVPGFFWLAGQGGYGIQSAAGASLLARQLLRGEPLADELVREGVGVEGLSPARLR, translated from the coding sequence ATGCAAACCGTAGACACCATCGTCATCGGCGCGGGCATTGCCGGGGCCTCCGTGGCCTGGCAACTGGTACAGCCCGGCGCCGGAGGGCAGGGCGCCAGCGTGCTGCTGCTGGAGCGGGAATCGCAGCCCGGCTACCACACCACCGGCCGCTCGGCCGCGCTCTACATGGTGACCTATGGCACGCCCAACATCCAGGCGCTGACCCGGGCCAGCCGCGCGTTTTACGATGCGCCGCCGCCTGAGTTTGGCGCCGACCCCATCCTCTCGCCCCGGGGCGTGGTCTATGTGGCCGGGCCCGACCAGCTGGACTTGCTGAAACAAACCTACGAGGAAGCGCACGCCACCTCGCCCAATGTGCAGTGGGTGGGGCATGCCGAGCTGCTGGCGATGCTGCCTTGCATGAAGCCCGAGGCTGTGGCCGCAGGCATGAGCGAGCCCGAGGCGGCGGACATCGACGTGAACGCCCTGCACCAGGGCTACCTGCGCGGCCTGCGCCAGCGTGGCGGCCAGGTGCTGACCCACGCCGAGGTCACGGCCGTGCGTCGCGAAGGCACTGTGTGGCAGGTGACGCTGGCCGATGGGCGGGTGTTTGCCGCCCCCACCCTCGTCAACGCTGCGGGCGCCTGGGCCGATGTGGTGGCGGGCCTGGCAGGCGTGCCGCCGATCGGGCTGGAGCCACGCCGCCGCACGGCGTTCACCTTCCCCGTGCCAGAGGGCATGGACGCCACCCACTGGCCGGCCGTGATCGGCATCGACGAAAGCTTTTACTTCAAGCCCGATGCGGGGCAACTGCTGGGCTCACCGGCCAATGCGGACCCCACGCACCCGCACGATGTGGTACCCGAAGAGCTGGACGTGGCCACCGGGATCTATCACATCGAGGAAATGACCCGCTTCCAGATCCGCCGCCCGTCACACACCTGGGCCGGGCTGCGCTCGTTTGTGCCGGATGGCGACATGGTGATTGGCTGGGACAACCATGTGCCCGGCTTCTTCTGGCTGGCCGGGCAGGGCGGATATGGGATTCAGAGCGCGGCGGGCGCCTCGTTGCTGGCGCGGCAGCTGCTGCGCGGCGAGCCGCTGGCCGACGAGCTGGTGCGCGAGGGCGTGGGTGTGGAAGGGCTGTCGCCCGCGCGTTTGCGCTGA
- a CDS encoding YjfB family protein, giving the protein MDVALTNSIVNTATSLASAKTSDALNMVVLKKALDMQAVSAATMIDAMQQSMPQPQLATSGTLGTNVNTFA; this is encoded by the coding sequence ATGGACGTCGCCCTGACCAACAGCATCGTCAACACCGCTACCAGCCTGGCCAGCGCCAAGACGTCCGACGCCCTGAACATGGTGGTGCTGAAAAAGGCGCTCGACATGCAGGCAGTATCGGCCGCCACCATGATCGACGCCATGCAGCAGTCCATGCCCCAGCCTCAGCTGGCCACCAGCGGTACGCTGGGGACCAACGTCAACACGTTCGCCTGA
- a CDS encoding dihydrolipoyl dehydrogenase, with product MPQPLDTIIIGAGTAGLAALREVRKRTDRYLIVNEGPWGTTCARVGCMPSKALIEAANAFHRRHTFEEFGLRGASALTADLPAVLQRVRALRDDFVAGATQATDGLGSAQRSGRATLLGPRAVDIDGTAYATRSIIIATGSRPRVPDEWLAFGDRMLTTDTLFEQPSLSPRVAVIGMGPIGVELSQALARLGLEVAAFTTGHTLAGLSDPTLNAELAALLKQDMVLHMGANAQLREVPGGIEVASGANRVVVDQVIAAMGRVPNIEHLGLETLGVPLDARGLPTVDPQTQQIGGLPVFLAGDANTHTPLLHEAADEGHIAGLNALAPTPTRFRRRTLLSIVFADPNVAVVGPRVADMDPHSTITGTASYANQGRARTAQRNQGRLCVYADHTSGRLLGAELCAPDGEHLAHLLALAVQQQLTVHDLLGMPFYHPTLEEGLRTALRDAARQLPNARTSDLAACPALGVPALD from the coding sequence ATGCCCCAACCGCTCGACACCATCATCATCGGCGCCGGCACGGCGGGTCTGGCCGCCTTGCGTGAAGTGCGCAAGCGCACCGATCGCTACCTCATCGTGAACGAAGGCCCCTGGGGCACCACCTGCGCCCGCGTGGGCTGCATGCCGTCCAAAGCGCTGATCGAGGCAGCCAACGCCTTCCACCGCCGCCACACTTTTGAGGAATTCGGTCTGCGCGGCGCGAGTGCTCTGACCGCCGACCTGCCTGCCGTGCTGCAGCGCGTGCGCGCACTGCGCGATGACTTCGTGGCAGGCGCCACCCAGGCCACCGACGGGCTGGGCAGCGCCCAGAGGTCAGGGCGTGCAACGCTGCTGGGGCCACGTGCGGTGGACATCGACGGCACGGCTTACGCCACACGCAGCATCATCATTGCCACGGGGTCACGCCCCCGCGTGCCCGATGAATGGCTGGCGTTTGGCGACCGCATGCTCACCACCGACACCTTGTTCGAGCAACCCAGTCTCAGCCCCCGCGTTGCAGTGATCGGCATGGGACCGATCGGGGTGGAGCTGTCGCAAGCCCTGGCGCGGCTGGGCCTTGAGGTGGCGGCATTCACCACCGGCCACACGCTGGCCGGGCTGAGCGATCCCACGCTCAATGCCGAACTGGCCGCTCTGCTGAAACAAGACATGGTGCTGCACATGGGCGCTAACGCGCAGCTGCGCGAGGTGCCCGGAGGCATCGAGGTGGCGAGTGGCGCCAACCGTGTGGTGGTGGACCAGGTCATCGCCGCGATGGGCCGAGTGCCCAACATCGAACACCTGGGCCTGGAGACGCTGGGCGTGCCCCTGGATGCGCGCGGTTTGCCCACCGTAGACCCGCAAACCCAACAGATTGGCGGCCTGCCGGTGTTTTTGGCGGGCGACGCCAACACCCACACCCCGTTACTGCACGAGGCGGCCGATGAGGGTCACATTGCGGGCCTGAACGCACTGGCCCCCACGCCCACGCGCTTTCGGCGCCGCACCTTGCTCTCCATCGTGTTCGCCGACCCCAACGTGGCGGTGGTGGGGCCGCGCGTGGCCGACATGGACCCGCACAGCACCATCACTGGCACCGCAAGCTACGCAAACCAGGGCCGCGCCCGCACCGCGCAGCGCAACCAGGGACGCCTGTGCGTTTATGCCGACCATACGAGTGGTCGCCTGCTGGGTGCCGAGTTGTGCGCCCCCGATGGCGAGCACCTCGCCCACCTGCTGGCCCTGGCTGTGCAGCAGCAGCTGACCGTGCATGATCTTTTGGGCATGCCGTTCTACCACCCCACGCTGGAAGAAGGCCTGCGCACCGCCTTGCGCGACGCAGCCCGACAGTTGCCGAACGCCCGCACCTCCGACCTGGCCGCCTGCCCAGCCCTGGGGGTGCCTGCGCTGGACTAA
- a CDS encoding YigZ family protein: MPQTLAAPAHSELIIKKSRFIGCVQPMADRASAQAAVDALWKQHPGAAHICWALLAGGQSAAVDDGEPGGTAGRPMLDVLRHQDLEGVLATVVRYFGGVKLGAGGLVRAYTDTIAQALLTAPKVTLQRMTTLQCQVPYALEGLLRREIEAAGAELVDVQHGTLVTLQLRLPQTQAAPFVQRINDHGQGRVGWSDVEA; the protein is encoded by the coding sequence ATGCCCCAGACTCTGGCCGCCCCGGCGCACAGCGAACTCATCATCAAGAAAAGCCGCTTCATCGGCTGCGTGCAACCCATGGCCGACCGCGCCAGCGCCCAGGCCGCCGTCGATGCCTTGTGGAAGCAGCACCCTGGCGCCGCCCACATCTGCTGGGCCCTGCTGGCGGGCGGCCAGTCGGCGGCAGTGGACGATGGCGAGCCCGGAGGCACTGCCGGCCGCCCCATGCTGGACGTGCTGCGCCACCAGGACCTGGAAGGCGTGCTGGCCACTGTGGTGCGCTATTTTGGCGGGGTCAAGCTGGGCGCGGGCGGCCTGGTGCGCGCCTACACCGACACCATTGCCCAGGCGCTGCTCACCGCCCCCAAGGTCACGCTGCAGCGCATGACCACCCTGCAATGCCAGGTGCCCTATGCCCTGGAGGGCTTGCTGCGCCGAGAAATCGAGGCGGCAGGCGCCGAACTGGTGGATGTGCAGCATGGCACCCTGGTCACCTTGCAACTGCGGCTGCCCCAGACACAAGCGGCACCCTTTGTGCAACGCATCAACGACCACGGGCAAGGCCGCGTGGGCTGGTCGGATGTCGAGGCCTGA
- a CDS encoding GNAT family N-acetyltransferase, with amino-acid sequence MTLSDPLLIRPVTAADDLARLTALIHSAYAPHAQRGLRYWGTHQSVEDTAKRFASGTGLVMLDGDDYVGTATLRPPQPESTVPLYRDPAVWSLCQFCITPDAKGRGYGKQLHAYALDYARKAGARVMALDTAQPATALIAMYESWGYRVVGECDWRPLTNYTSVLMARDLDQQGGVDNTD; translated from the coding sequence ATGACTTTGTCCGATCCGCTTTTGATTCGCCCCGTCACGGCCGCCGATGACTTGGCTCGGCTGACCGCCCTCATCCACTCCGCATACGCACCCCACGCGCAGCGGGGCCTGCGCTACTGGGGCACCCACCAGTCCGTGGAAGACACAGCCAAGCGATTTGCTTCTGGCACGGGGCTGGTGATGCTGGATGGAGACGACTATGTGGGCACCGCCACGCTGCGACCGCCGCAACCCGAGTCCACCGTACCCCTGTACCGCGACCCCGCAGTGTGGTCCTTGTGCCAGTTCTGCATCACCCCCGACGCCAAAGGCCGGGGCTACGGCAAACAGTTGCACGCCTATGCCCTGGACTATGCCCGCAAGGCAGGCGCCCGAGTGATGGCTTTGGACACTGCACAACCCGCTACCGCTTTGATAGCAATGTATGAATCCTGGGGTTACCGGGTGGTGGGCGAGTGCGACTGGCGCCCTTTGACCAACTACACCAGCGTGCTCATGGCACGCGACCTAGATCAACAAGGCGGCGTGGACAACACCGACTAA
- a CDS encoding bifunctional helix-turn-helix transcriptional regulator/GNAT family N-acetyltransferase, whose protein sequence is MSNVAPAPSGPTPVPPNAVKAVRRFNRFITRRIGVLDPYLGSKLSLTDVRVLYELAHREAPVASELARELGLDGGYMSRILRRFEQSGWIERHASAKDARQSLVTLTAAGREVFEPLQQRSRDEAAALLAPLPPARRQEVVEAMERIETLLSAPSNAADGTRVAVLRDPLPGDMGWVVQQHGEIYWREYGWDNRFEALVADIAAQFLRKFQPAWEKAWIAELDGERVGSVFVVRKSPTTAQLRMLILSPKARGLGLGARLTDECIAFARAKGYKKMVLWTNSCLTAARGIYAQRGFQLVKTEPYEGFGQQLVGETWELKL, encoded by the coding sequence ATGAGCAACGTTGCCCCCGCCCCTTCCGGCCCCACCCCCGTGCCCCCAAACGCGGTGAAGGCCGTGCGCCGCTTCAACCGCTTCATCACCCGCCGCATTGGCGTGCTGGACCCATACCTGGGCAGCAAGCTGTCATTGACCGATGTGCGCGTGTTGTATGAACTGGCCCACCGCGAGGCACCCGTGGCCAGCGAACTCGCGCGGGAGCTGGGCCTGGACGGTGGGTACATGAGCCGGATACTGCGGCGTTTTGAACAGTCAGGGTGGATAGAACGCCACGCCAGCGCCAAGGACGCCCGGCAAAGCCTGGTCACGCTCACCGCCGCTGGGCGCGAGGTGTTCGAGCCGCTGCAGCAGCGCTCGCGCGACGAGGCCGCCGCACTGCTCGCGCCCTTGCCCCCGGCGCGGCGCCAAGAGGTGGTGGAGGCCATGGAGCGGATCGAAACCCTGCTGTCCGCCCCCTCCAACGCGGCGGACGGCACGCGCGTCGCCGTTCTGCGCGATCCCCTGCCCGGCGACATGGGCTGGGTGGTGCAGCAGCATGGCGAGATCTATTGGCGCGAGTATGGCTGGGACAACCGGTTTGAGGCTTTGGTGGCAGACATCGCGGCGCAGTTTCTGCGCAAGTTTCAGCCCGCGTGGGAGAAGGCCTGGATCGCCGAACTGGACGGCGAGCGCGTGGGCTCCGTATTTGTGGTGCGCAAATCGCCCACCACGGCACAGTTGCGCATGCTGATCCTCAGCCCCAAAGCGCGAGGCCTCGGCCTGGGCGCCCGCCTGACCGACGAGTGCATTGCCTTTGCACGTGCAAAAGGTTACAAAAAGATGGTGCTGTGGACCAACAGCTGCCTGACGGCGGCGCGCGGTATCTATGCGCAACGGGGTTTTCAGTTGGTCAAGACCGAGCCCTATGAAGGCTTTGGTCAGCAATTGGTGGGAGAAACCTGGGAGCTGAAGCTTTGA
- a CDS encoding YgiQ family radical SAM protein, producing MNAPVDVSFFARAAKPLTSYRPYWAKRFGTAPFLPMSRAEMEKLGWDSCDIILVTGDAYVDHPSFGMAVIGRTLEAQGFRVGIIAQPDWQSAEPFKVLGKPNLFWGVTAGNMDSMINRYTADRKIRSDDAYTPGDVGGKRPDRAAIVYSQRCREAYKDVPIILGGIEGSLRRIAHYDYWSDKVRRSIVVDSKCDLLLYGNAERALVEVAHRIAAREPVEKITDVRGTAFVRRPDDESGKGWFEIDSTTVDEPGRVEAHINPYMTTSEQAAAQGSTCSKDGGSATDSVAVAADSTSTTDQNSPNPAIQPIQFVPNPALKVKLKVPPREKTVIRLPSYEQVKSDPVLYAHANRVLHLETNPGNARALVQAHGEGATARDVWINPPPIPLTTAEMDHVFDLPYARGPHPSYADENGSHDGATKIPAWEMIRFSINIMRGCFGGCTFCSITEHEGRIIQSRSEDSIIQEIEDIRDKVKGFTGTISDLGGPTANMYRLGCRSPEIEAACRKPSCVYPGICQNLTTDHGPLIKIYRRGRALKGIKKILIGSGLRYDLAVKSPEYVKELVQHHVGGYLKIAPEHTEQGPLTKMMKPGIGSYDKFKQMFEKFSEEAGKKQFLIPYFIAAHPGTSDEDMMNLAIWLKKNGFRADQVQTFYPSPMATATAMYHSGRNTLTKVRRQMRDEAEESVDIVRGEKRRRLHKAFLRYHDPNNWPLLREALKAMGRADLIGNGKHHLIPTFQPLTDGGYQSARRKNSTPTGAKAATAAPVKQVKPMKPGQPQKGRILTQHTGLPPRVTGAAKPSARKPR from the coding sequence ATGAACGCCCCCGTTGACGTCTCCTTTTTTGCGCGCGCCGCAAAGCCCTTGACCAGCTACCGTCCGTACTGGGCCAAGCGCTTTGGCACGGCCCCGTTCCTGCCAATGAGCCGCGCCGAGATGGAGAAACTGGGCTGGGACAGCTGCGACATCATCCTGGTGACGGGCGACGCGTATGTGGACCACCCCAGCTTCGGCATGGCCGTGATCGGCCGCACGCTGGAAGCCCAGGGCTTTCGCGTGGGGATCATCGCCCAGCCTGACTGGCAGAGCGCCGAGCCCTTCAAGGTGCTGGGCAAGCCCAACCTGTTCTGGGGCGTGACGGCGGGCAACATGGATTCGATGATCAACCGGTACACCGCCGACCGGAAGATCCGCAGCGATGACGCCTACACCCCCGGCGACGTGGGCGGCAAGCGCCCCGACCGCGCCGCCATCGTCTACAGCCAGCGCTGCCGTGAGGCCTACAAAGACGTGCCCATCATCCTGGGCGGCATCGAAGGCAGCCTGCGCCGCATCGCCCACTACGACTACTGGAGCGACAAGGTGCGCCGCTCCATCGTGGTGGATAGCAAGTGCGACCTGCTGCTGTACGGCAATGCCGAGCGTGCGCTGGTCGAGGTGGCCCACCGCATTGCTGCGCGCGAGCCGGTCGAGAAAATCACCGATGTGCGCGGCACGGCTTTTGTGCGCCGCCCGGACGACGAAAGCGGCAAGGGTTGGTTCGAGATCGACTCCACCACGGTGGACGAGCCCGGCCGTGTGGAAGCCCACATCAACCCCTACATGACCACCAGCGAGCAGGCCGCCGCGCAAGGCAGTACCTGCAGCAAAGACGGCGGAAGTGCTACTGATTCTGTAGCGGTTGCCGCAGATAGCACTAGCACTACCGACCAAAACAGCCCTAATCCCGCCATCCAGCCGATCCAGTTCGTTCCCAACCCCGCGCTCAAGGTCAAGCTCAAGGTCCCTCCGCGCGAGAAGACCGTGATCCGCCTGCCCAGCTACGAGCAGGTCAAAAGCGACCCCGTACTCTACGCCCACGCCAACCGTGTGCTGCATCTGGAGACCAACCCCGGCAACGCCCGCGCCCTGGTGCAGGCGCATGGCGAAGGCGCCACGGCGCGCGATGTGTGGATCAACCCGCCGCCCATCCCGCTGACCACGGCCGAGATGGACCATGTGTTCGATCTGCCCTACGCGCGTGGCCCGCACCCCAGCTACGCCGATGAGAACGGCAGCCATGACGGCGCGACGAAGATCCCCGCCTGGGAGATGATTCGCTTCTCGATCAACATCATGCGTGGCTGCTTTGGCGGCTGCACCTTCTGCTCCATCACCGAGCACGAGGGGCGCATCATCCAGAGCCGCTCCGAGGATTCGATCATTCAGGAGATCGAAGACATCCGCGACAAGGTCAAGGGCTTCACCGGCACCATCTCCGACCTGGGCGGCCCCACTGCCAACATGTACCGCCTGGGCTGCCGCAGCCCCGAGATCGAGGCCGCCTGCCGCAAGCCCAGCTGCGTGTACCCCGGCATCTGCCAGAACCTCACCACCGACCACGGCCCGCTGATCAAGATCTACCGCCGTGGCCGCGCATTGAAGGGCATCAAGAAGATCCTCATTGGATCGGGCCTGCGCTATGACCTGGCCGTGAAGTCGCCTGAGTACGTGAAGGAGCTGGTACAGCACCACGTGGGGGGCTACCTCAAGATCGCGCCCGAGCACACCGAGCAGGGCCCGCTCACCAAGATGATGAAGCCGGGCATCGGCAGCTATGACAAGTTCAAGCAGATGTTCGAGAAGTTCAGCGAAGAGGCGGGCAAGAAGCAGTTCCTGATCCCGTACTTCATCGCCGCACATCCGGGCACCAGCGACGAGGACATGATGAACCTCGCCATCTGGCTGAAAAAGAACGGCTTTCGCGCGGACCAGGTGCAGACGTTCTACCCGAGCCCCATGGCCACGGCCACGGCCATGTATCACTCCGGCCGCAACACCCTCACCAAGGTGCGTCGCCAGATGCGCGACGAGGCCGAGGAATCGGTGGACATCGTGCGCGGCGAAAAACGCCGCCGCCTGCACAAGGCCTTCCTGCGCTACCACGACCCGAACAACTGGCCGCTGCTGCGTGAGGCGCTCAAAGCCATGGGCCGGGCGGATTTGATTGGCAACGGCAAGCACCACCTGATCCCTACCTTCCAGCCCTTGACGGACGGCGGGTACCAGAGCGCGCGTCGCAAGAACTCCACGCCCACAGGCGCGAAGGCCGCAACGGCTGCACCCGTCAAGCAGGTCAAGCCCATGAAGCCCGGTCAACCGCAGAAGGGCCGCATCCTGACCCAGCACACTGGTTTGCCACCGCGCGTTACGGGCGCCGCCAAGCCGTCCGCACGCAAGCCGCGTTGA
- a CDS encoding cold shock and DUF1294 domain-containing protein → MQKQGTVVRWDASRAFGFIRSPDTSADVFFHVRDYRGSTPPREGLAVVYEEIHVGGKGPRAMAVLPVAPTVGAFQPQSPARTQSTSPHPTRRTPAQRASQTQPAPRKRPATSSQPPNAAGSALIHLLMLGWVGLVAWGLWAGRLPWWVLGAAIGVNLLTFLVYAMDKSAAQNGQWRTKESHLHLLSLAGGWPGAWFAQQWLRHKSRKAEFRAVYWAAVVLHCAAVVAWLGGWLRGL, encoded by the coding sequence ATGCAGAAGCAAGGCACCGTCGTCCGCTGGGACGCCAGCCGCGCCTTTGGCTTTATCCGCAGCCCGGACACGTCTGCCGATGTGTTTTTTCATGTGCGGGACTACCGGGGCAGCACCCCGCCGCGTGAAGGGCTTGCCGTCGTGTACGAAGAGATTCACGTGGGCGGCAAGGGGCCCCGGGCTATGGCCGTGTTGCCTGTGGCTCCAACCGTTGGAGCCTTCCAGCCCCAGAGCCCAGCGCGCACGCAGTCAACATCTCCGCACCCAACACGGCGTACGCCTGCGCAGCGCGCAAGTCAGACACAGCCTGCCCCACGCAAACGCCCTGCAACGTCCAGCCAGCCGCCCAACGCTGCTGGTTCAGCGCTGATACACCTGCTGATGCTGGGCTGGGTGGGTCTGGTGGCTTGGGGCCTCTGGGCAGGCCGGCTGCCCTGGTGGGTGCTGGGCGCCGCCATAGGCGTCAACCTCCTGACCTTTCTGGTCTACGCCATGGACAAAAGCGCCGCGCAAAACGGCCAGTGGCGCACCAAAGAGAGCCACCTGCACCTGTTGAGCCTGGCGGGCGGCTGGCCGGGCGCATGGTTTGCCCAGCAATGGCTGCGGCACAAGTCGCGCAAGGCAGAGTTCCGCGCGGTGTATTGGGCGGCCGTGGTATTGCACTGCGCGGCGGTGGTCGCTTGGCTGGGCGGTTGGTTGCGCGGGTTGTAG
- a CDS encoding CoA transferase: MPTALPQPLRNTRVLSLALNLPGPAALMRCARMGAECTKLEPPPAPGYPSADPMGIYSPAAYATLHDGVRVVHAHLKTPEGQAALHDELARTDVLITSFRPSALTKLGLGWDALQAQYPRLSLVRIVGAAAERAEEPGHDLTYLADAGLVTGTEMPPTLYADMGGALMASEAVLQALLERAHTGGGVCIEVALADAAAWLAQPRHWGLTTPDGDVGGHHAGYRIYPCADGRVAVAALEPHFAASLCAAAGLPATGDPQVLRAPATHAAVAAFLRTQTRAQLDALAVAQDIPLHTLA, from the coding sequence ATGCCCACCGCCCTGCCCCAGCCCCTGCGCAACACCCGTGTTCTGAGCCTCGCACTCAACCTGCCCGGCCCCGCCGCCCTGATGCGCTGCGCGCGCATGGGGGCCGAATGCACCAAGCTCGAACCTCCTCCCGCGCCGGGCTACCCCAGCGCCGACCCCATGGGCATCTACAGCCCCGCAGCCTATGCCACGCTGCACGATGGCGTGCGGGTGGTGCATGCCCACCTCAAGACGCCCGAAGGCCAGGCCGCGCTGCATGACGAGCTCGCCCGCACCGATGTGCTGATCACCTCCTTCCGCCCCTCCGCGCTCACCAAGCTGGGCTTGGGCTGGGACGCGTTGCAGGCCCAATACCCGCGCCTGTCGCTGGTGCGCATCGTGGGCGCCGCGGCAGAGCGGGCCGAAGAACCGGGCCACGACCTCACCTACCTGGCCGACGCCGGCCTGGTGACGGGCACCGAGATGCCGCCCACGCTCTACGCGGACATGGGCGGCGCGCTGATGGCCAGCGAAGCCGTGCTGCAGGCCCTGCTGGAGCGCGCCCACACCGGAGGCGGCGTGTGCATCGAAGTGGCCCTGGCCGACGCCGCCGCCTGGCTCGCCCAGCCGCGCCACTGGGGCCTGACCACGCCCGACGGCGACGTGGGCGGCCACCACGCGGGCTACCGCATCTACCCGTGCGCCGACGGCCGTGTGGCCGTGGCTGCGCTGGAGCCGCACTTTGCCGCCAGCCTGTGCGCTGCTGCAGGCCTGCCTGCTACGGGTGACCCCCAGGTGCTGCGCGCCCCCGCCACCCACGCGGCTGTGGCGGCCTTCCTGCGCACTCAGACCCGTGCACAACTCGATGCGTTGGCGGTGGCGCAGGACATCCCGCTGCACACCCTGGCTTGA
- the ygiD gene encoding 4,5-DOPA dioxygenase extradiol: protein MAALTGLAAFPGAFMTTSLSSAATAPALQALKPSPRMPVMFVGHGSPMNAIEDNAWRRSWQAMGAELMARAVQPQLILCVSAHWLTRGGWQLTGMANPKTIHDFGGFPQALFDQQYPVPGAPMVARSLAKELKSPATGAALGVDEGEWGLDHGTWSVLKPMFPQARIPVMQLSMDYSRPPAEHYVLGQQLKALRERGVLIVGSGNIVHNLRASRRGSAANEAYDWATEFDTVVQEQIKKGQLGALQDFQKLGAVAQQALPTYEHYLPLLYAAGAVLPSEMPRFFNTGYQSASISMRSVLWG, encoded by the coding sequence TTGGCCGCCCTCACAGGCCTGGCCGCCTTTCCGGGAGCCTTCATGACCACGTCCCTGAGCAGTGCTGCCACGGCGCCCGCGCTGCAGGCGCTCAAGCCTTCGCCCCGCATGCCGGTGATGTTTGTGGGCCATGGCAGCCCCATGAACGCCATCGAGGACAACGCCTGGCGCCGCAGCTGGCAGGCCATGGGCGCGGAGCTGATGGCGCGCGCGGTGCAGCCACAGCTCATCCTGTGCGTGTCGGCCCACTGGCTCACGCGCGGTGGCTGGCAGCTGACGGGCATGGCCAACCCCAAAACCATCCACGACTTTGGCGGCTTCCCCCAGGCGCTGTTTGACCAGCAGTACCCCGTGCCGGGCGCTCCGATGGTGGCCCGCAGCCTGGCCAAGGAGCTGAAATCCCCGGCCACGGGCGCTGCGCTGGGTGTGGACGAGGGCGAATGGGGACTGGATCACGGCACCTGGTCGGTGCTCAAGCCCATGTTCCCCCAGGCGCGCATCCCGGTGATGCAACTCAGCATGGACTACAGCCGCCCTCCGGCCGAGCACTATGTGCTGGGACAGCAGCTCAAGGCCCTGCGCGAGCGGGGCGTGCTGATCGTGGGCAGCGGCAACATCGTGCACAACCTGCGCGCATCCCGCCGTGGCTCGGCCGCCAACGAAGCGTATGACTGGGCCACGGAGTTCGACACCGTGGTGCAGGAGCAGATCAAAAAGGGCCAGTTGGGCGCCTTGCAGGACTTCCAGAAGCTGGGTGCCGTCGCCCAGCAGGCGCTCCCCACTTACGAGCACTACCTGCCGCTGCTTTACGCAGCGGGGGCCGTGCTGCCCAGCGAGATGCCCCGCTTTTTCAACACGGGCTATCAGTCGGCATCGATCTCGATGCGGTCGGTGCTGTGGGGCTGA
- a CDS encoding nucleotidyltransferase family protein, which yields MSEHDEQAALTRRFVSEALQNPHNAALLERLPFLGLPDAWLVAGCLFQTVWNLRSGLAPTAHIKDYDLFYFDASDLSEAAEQAVQDRATALFADLPITVEAKNQARVHLWYERWFGYPYSPLQSARNGIERFLVPCTCVGLQPSNAPSIAQPTLYAPYGLEELYAGLLQPNPACPHLPLFEAKAKSYRERWPWLTIQAAGHVAAGGPFYNDDAAISSVFGLKR from the coding sequence TTGTCTGAGCACGATGAGCAGGCGGCGCTCACGCGCCGCTTTGTGAGCGAAGCGCTCCAGAACCCGCACAACGCGGCCCTTCTGGAGCGTTTGCCGTTTCTGGGCCTGCCCGATGCGTGGCTGGTGGCGGGCTGCTTGTTCCAGACGGTGTGGAACCTGCGCTCTGGTCTGGCGCCCACGGCGCACATCAAGGACTACGACCTGTTTTACTTCGATGCATCGGATCTGTCCGAAGCAGCAGAACAGGCCGTTCAGGACCGCGCCACTGCCCTCTTCGCCGACCTGCCGATCACCGTCGAAGCCAAGAACCAGGCCCGGGTGCACCTCTGGTACGAGCGCTGGTTTGGTTATCCGTATTCACCGCTGCAATCCGCCCGCAACGGGATCGAGCGTTTTCTGGTGCCCTGCACCTGCGTGGGTCTGCAACCTTCCAACGCCCCCAGCATTGCGCAACCCACGCTGTACGCGCCGTACGGGCTGGAAGAGCTGTACGCCGGGCTGCTCCAACCCAACCCGGCCTGCCCACATCTTCCGTTGTTTGAGGCAAAGGCAAAAAGCTACCGTGAGCGCTGGCCATGGCTGACGATCCAGGCCGCAGGTCACGTGGCGGCCGGAGGGCCGTTTTACAACGACGACGCGGCGATTTCAAGCGTTTTTGGCCTCAAGCGCTAG